A DNA window from Leptospira langatensis contains the following coding sequences:
- the tmk gene encoding dTMP kinase, translated as MAHTPGFYVFEGLDGSGKSTLTRRLLDLLQSKDVPAICFAEPTRYESGIYLRKFLSGEIELSPEKQIEAFLADREVSLQRNILPSLAEKKIVLLDRYMYSTAAYQSGENFSAKEILEKNLERKFPEPELVFYLDLKPEEALSRLKVRDTTADRFETISALQKIAKAYEEILPENTIRLDANLSPEALAELALKNIPY; from the coding sequence ATGGCGCATACACCGGGATTTTACGTTTTTGAAGGTTTAGACGGGAGCGGGAAAAGTACCCTCACTCGTCGCCTCTTAGACCTTTTGCAGTCGAAAGATGTTCCAGCAATTTGTTTTGCAGAACCTACTCGCTACGAATCAGGAATCTATCTTAGAAAATTTTTAAGCGGAGAAATAGAACTCTCTCCCGAGAAACAGATCGAAGCGTTCTTAGCGGATCGAGAAGTTTCCTTGCAAAGAAATATTCTACCTTCTCTCGCGGAGAAAAAGATCGTACTTCTGGATCGGTACATGTATTCGACTGCAGCATATCAGTCCGGAGAGAATTTTTCGGCAAAAGAGATCTTGGAAAAGAATTTAGAGAGAAAATTCCCTGAGCCGGAACTTGTCTTTTATTTGGATCTAAAACCGGAAGAAGCCCTGTCCAGATTAAAGGTGAGAGATACGACTGCGGATCGATTCGAGACAATCTCCGCCCTGCAAAAGATCGCGAAGGCGTATGAGGAAATCCTTCCGGAGAACACGATCCGTTTGGATGCGAATTTGAGTC